The genomic window TTTGATAAAGCCATTGAAGTATTACGTAAAAAAGGACAAAAAGTTGCAGAAAAAAGAGCTGACAGAGATTCTTCTGAAGGTGCTGCTGTTGCTAAAATAAATGCAGATAACACGTCTGGTGTTGCTATCGTTTTAGGTTGCGAAACTGACTTCGTAGGTAAAAACGAAAATTTCGTAAAATTAGCTAATGATTTAGCTGATGCTGCTTTAAATTTTGACTCTAAAGAAGACTTTTTAGCTTCTGATTTTGGTGGAATGACTGTTGCTGAAAAATTAGTTGAGCAAACTGGTGTTATTGGTGAAAAATTAGATATCACTGCTTTTGAAAAATTAGATGCACCTTTTGTAGGGCAGTATGTTCATATTAACAAAATTGCTGCGTTAGTAGGTTTATCTGCAAAAGTAGATAACGCTGATACTTTAGTTAAAGATATCGCAATGCAAGTAGCTTCTATGGGAGCAACTACATTATCTTACAAAGATTTTG from Winogradskyella sp. MH6 includes these protein-coding regions:
- the tsf gene encoding translation elongation factor Ts codes for the protein MENTVKITAAEVNKLRQATGAGMMDCKKALVEAGGDFDKAIEVLRKKGQKVAEKRADRDSSEGAAVAKINADNTSGVAIVLGCETDFVGKNENFVKLANDLADAALNFDSKEDFLASDFGGMTVAEKLVEQTGVIGEKLDITAFEKLDAPFVGQYVHINKIAALVGLSAKVDNADTLVKDIAMQVASMGATTLSYKDFDPAYVASETEARIAVIEKDNEELARLGKTLKNVPKYISMAQLTPEVLAQAEEDAKAELKAEGKPEQIWDRILPGKMERFISDNTTLDQEQCLLDQKFIKDDKQTVAEYVKTFGDVEVTGFKRASVG